One Candidatus Flexicrinis proximus DNA window includes the following coding sequences:
- the rpsJ gene encoding 30S ribosomal protein S10, which translates to MAIKNKIRIRLKAYDHRVLDQSAQRIVDTAERAGARVVGPVPLPTKLERFTVRRGAFIDKDSHEHFEIRTHSRLIDVLDPDSKTIENLTRLNLPAGVDIEIKL; encoded by the coding sequence ATGGCGATTAAGAACAAAATCCGTATCCGGCTGAAGGCCTATGACCACCGCGTGCTGGATCAATCGGCGCAGCGGATTGTCGATACGGCGGAGCGCGCAGGCGCGCGGGTAGTCGGGCCAGTCCCCCTTCCCACCAAGCTTGAGCGTTTCACCGTGCGTCGCGGCGCTTTCATCGACAAGGACTCGCATGAGCACTTCGAGATCCGCACGCACTCGCGTCTCATCGACGTCCTCGACCCGGATAGCAAGACGATTGAGAACCTCACTCGTCTGAACTTACCGGCCGGCGTCGATATCGAAATTAAACTGTAA
- the rplN gene encoding 50S ribosomal protein L14 — protein MIQTESRLKVADNTGAQELLVIRVLGGSRRRYGSVGDIIVGAVKSATPQSSVKKSSVVKAVIVRVAKEYRREDGSYIRFDDNAAVILADDLQNPRGTRVFGPVARELRDKGYVKIVSLAPETL, from the coding sequence ATGATTCAGACCGAATCTCGTCTCAAGGTCGCCGACAACACCGGCGCGCAGGAACTGCTGGTCATTCGCGTGCTTGGCGGCTCACGCCGCCGGTACGGGTCGGTCGGCGATATCATTGTGGGGGCTGTAAAGTCCGCCACTCCGCAGAGCAGTGTCAAAAAGTCGTCCGTGGTGAAAGCGGTTATTGTCCGCGTCGCCAAGGAATACCGGCGCGAAGACGGCTCGTACATCAGGTTCGACGATAATGCGGCCGTCATCTTAGCTGACGATTTGCAGAACCCGCGGGGCACTCGTGTCTTCGGCCCCGTCGCGCGTGAACTGCGCGACAAGGGCTATGTCAAAATCGTCTCGCTGGCCCCAGAAACGCTGTAG
- the rplW gene encoding 50S ribosomal protein L23 — protein sequence MPDLHLYDVIRRPVVTEKTNVMTVQNQYVFEVAPNSNKVQIKEAVEVIFDVEVVKVNTMIMPYKRGKRGRKFYRRTQQWKKAVVTLVQGDTISLFEV from the coding sequence ATGCCCGATTTGCACCTGTATGATGTGATCCGTCGTCCGGTCGTTACTGAAAAGACGAACGTTATGACGGTCCAGAACCAGTATGTTTTCGAGGTTGCCCCGAATTCAAACAAGGTTCAGATAAAAGAGGCTGTTGAGGTGATCTTTGACGTCGAAGTCGTCAAAGTCAACACCATGATTATGCCTTATAAGCGCGGGAAGCGCGGTCGTAAGTTCTACCGCCGCACCCAACAGTGGAAGAAGGCTGTCGTCACCCTGGTTCAGGGCGATACCATCAGCCTGTTTGAAGTCTAA
- the tuf gene encoding elongation factor Tu, which translates to MAGKFERSKPHVNIGTIGHVDHGKTTLTAAITKALGMKGKAQRMKYDDIDNAPEEKARGITINIRHVEYETDSRHYAHVDCPGHRDYIKNMITGAAQMDGAILVVSAPDGPMPQTREHVLLARQVEVPAMVVFLNKIDQMDDPELLELVELELHELLESYGFSPETPIVRGSAVQANDSASTDINAPEYAPIYKLMDEVDRWIPTPTRDTDKPFLMPIEDVFTIQGRGTVVTGRVDRGNLLKGQEIEIIGLREEKIKTIVTGIEMFHKELDSAQAGDNAGVLLRGTKREEVERGMVLAKPGSITPYRKFMAEVYVLKKEEGGRHKAFVSGYRPQFFIRTMDVTGIITLPQGVEMVMPGDNVNLEVELITPVALEKGSKFAIREGGLTVGAGSITEVIS; encoded by the coding sequence ATGGCTGGGAAGTTTGAACGCAGCAAGCCTCATGTGAACATCGGTACCATCGGTCACGTAGACCATGGCAAAACCACGCTCACTGCGGCCATCACCAAGGCTCTGGGCATGAAGGGCAAGGCCCAGCGCATGAAGTACGATGATATCGACAACGCGCCGGAAGAAAAGGCACGCGGTATCACCATCAACATCCGTCACGTCGAATACGAGACGGATAGCCGTCACTATGCACACGTCGACTGCCCGGGTCACCGTGACTATATCAAGAACATGATCACCGGCGCGGCGCAGATGGACGGTGCAATCCTCGTCGTCAGCGCGCCCGATGGCCCGATGCCCCAGACCCGTGAGCACGTGCTGCTCGCCCGTCAGGTGGAAGTCCCGGCCATGGTTGTGTTCCTCAACAAGATCGACCAGATGGACGATCCTGAACTGCTCGAACTGGTTGAGCTCGAACTCCATGAACTGCTCGAGAGCTACGGCTTCTCGCCCGAAACCCCGATCGTTCGTGGTTCGGCGGTTCAGGCCAACGACTCGGCCAGCACTGACATCAACGCGCCGGAATACGCGCCCATCTATAAACTGATGGACGAGGTCGATCGCTGGATCCCGACCCCGACCCGCGATACCGATAAGCCGTTCCTGATGCCGATCGAAGACGTCTTCACCATTCAGGGCCGTGGTACGGTCGTGACGGGTCGCGTCGATCGCGGCAACCTCCTCAAGGGTCAGGAAATCGAGATCATCGGCCTGCGCGAAGAGAAGATCAAGACCATCGTCACCGGCATCGAGATGTTCCACAAGGAACTCGACTCGGCGCAGGCAGGCGACAACGCGGGCGTGCTGCTCCGCGGTACCAAGCGTGAAGAAGTCGAGCGCGGCATGGTTCTTGCCAAACCCGGTTCGATCACCCCGTACCGCAAGTTCATGGCCGAAGTGTATGTCCTGAAGAAGGAAGAAGGCGGCCGCCACAAGGCGTTCGTTAGCGGCTACCGCCCGCAGTTCTTCATCCGTACCATGGACGTGACCGGTATCATCACCCTGCCGCAAGGCGTGGAAATGGTCATGCCTGGCGATAACGTGAACCTCGAAGTCGAGCTGATCACCCCGGTGGCGCTCGAAAAGGGTTCGAAGTTCGCCATCCGTGAGGGTGGTCTGACCGTGGGCGCGGGCAGCATCACGGAAGTGATCAGCTAG
- a CDS encoding type Z 30S ribosomal protein S14, protein MAKKSMIVRETRRKFQVQVRNRCTRCGRPRGYIRRFGLCRICLREMALRGEIPGVVKSSW, encoded by the coding sequence ATGGCTAAGAAATCAATGATCGTCCGCGAAACGCGGCGTAAATTCCAAGTCCAAGTGCGGAACCGCTGCACACGCTGCGGTCGTCCGCGGGGTTACATTCGTCGGTTCGGCCTGTGCCGTATCTGCCTGCGCGAGATGGCTTTGCGCGGTGAGATCCCCGGCGTCGTGAAGTCGAGCTGGTAA
- the rplV gene encoding 50S ribosomal protein L22, with amino-acid sequence MEVRAFTKHLPISPQKLRLVCDKVRGLDALQAKTVLQFMPQKGAEMVSKTLSSAIANAENNLDLDANSLFVAQIFADEGTRMKRVKAGARGRYKPRVKRISHLTVVLGQRENK; translated from the coding sequence ATGGAAGTGCGTGCATTTACCAAACACCTGCCCATCTCCCCGCAGAAGCTGCGTCTCGTCTGCGACAAGGTGCGTGGACTCGATGCTCTGCAGGCCAAAACTGTCCTGCAGTTCATGCCTCAGAAAGGCGCGGAGATGGTCAGCAAGACGCTGTCCTCGGCCATCGCCAACGCTGAGAACAATCTCGATCTTGATGCGAACTCGCTCTTCGTCGCGCAGATTTTCGCCGACGAAGGCACGCGCATGAAGCGCGTCAAGGCTGGCGCACGCGGCCGTTACAAGCCCCGTGTCAAGCGCATCTCGCATCTGACCGTCGTGCTGGGACAGCGGGAGAACAAGTAA
- the rplD gene encoding 50S ribosomal protein L4 translates to MQFPVKDMSGKQVSTVDLPAEIFGIAKEDLNIGLMHQAVVRQAANARLGTHKTKTRGEVRMTTAKMYRQKGTGRARHGSRNAPIFVGGGQAHGPIPHKYTKDMPKKMHRAALRNALSAAIIDEQVVIVDKLALNSAKTKDITKVLNALVGDNSALVLLAERNENVERAVSNLESALYLRASYLNVRDLLTYDKVIVPLDALNVLTEWLGTEG, encoded by the coding sequence ATGCAGTTCCCAGTGAAGGATATGAGCGGCAAGCAGGTCAGTACCGTGGACCTGCCGGCCGAGATTTTCGGGATCGCCAAAGAAGATCTCAACATCGGTCTGATGCATCAGGCGGTTGTCCGTCAGGCAGCTAATGCGCGCCTCGGCACCCACAAGACGAAGACCCGTGGTGAGGTCCGCATGACGACGGCCAAGATGTACCGTCAAAAGGGCACGGGCCGCGCCCGCCATGGCTCGCGTAATGCGCCGATTTTTGTCGGCGGCGGCCAGGCGCATGGTCCGATCCCCCACAAGTACACCAAAGACATGCCCAAGAAGATGCACCGCGCGGCGCTTCGCAACGCCCTCAGCGCGGCCATCATCGATGAGCAGGTGGTGATCGTCGATAAGCTGGCGCTCAACAGCGCTAAGACCAAGGACATCACTAAAGTCTTGAACGCACTGGTCGGCGACAATTCGGCGCTGGTCTTGCTGGCGGAGCGTAACGAAAATGTGGAGCGCGCCGTTTCCAACCTGGAAAGCGCTCTCTACCTGCGCGCCAGCTATCTCAACGTCCGCGACCTGCTGACGTATGACAAGGTGATTGTGCCCCTCGACGCACTTAACGTGCTGACCGAGTGGCTTGGGACGGAGGGCTAA
- the rpmC gene encoding 50S ribosomal protein L29 has product MDVREIRKMSDEDILNAIEDNRHSMYLMRLQKANGELKNENVLRGNRRALARLRTVLTERQSASAKKGN; this is encoded by the coding sequence ATGGACGTCCGTGAAATCCGTAAGATGTCCGATGAAGACATCCTGAACGCGATCGAAGACAATCGCCACTCGATGTACCTGATGCGTCTGCAGAAGGCTAACGGCGAGTTGAAGAACGAAAACGTGCTGCGTGGAAACCGTCGTGCGTTGGCGCGTCTACGCACCGTCCTGACGGAACGTCAGTCGGCTAGCGCGAAGAAGGGGAACTAA
- the rplC gene encoding 50S ribosomal protein L3 has translation MKGIIGKKIGMTQVFDDQGNAVPVTVIQAGPCHVTQVRSKDRDGYIAVQLGFGETKAQRLTKGQLGHLKRNNLPALRYLREFRVKEGDTDVTEGQEIKVDVFGKGERVDVVGTSKGRGFAGAMKRHHFRGGPKTHGQSDRMRAPGSVGQRSFPGRTLPGQRMAGRMGNDRVTTQNLEVVLIDAEKNLIAVRGSVPGAKNGIVMIKPSVKARKK, from the coding sequence ATGAAGGGCATTATCGGCAAGAAGATTGGCATGACGCAGGTCTTTGACGATCAGGGAAATGCTGTCCCCGTGACCGTCATCCAGGCCGGCCCATGCCACGTTACGCAAGTCCGCTCCAAGGACCGTGACGGCTATATCGCAGTGCAGTTGGGCTTTGGCGAAACCAAGGCGCAGCGCCTGACGAAAGGCCAGCTCGGCCACTTGAAGCGCAATAACCTCCCCGCGCTGCGCTACCTGCGCGAATTCCGTGTCAAGGAAGGCGATACGGATGTCACCGAGGGGCAGGAAATCAAGGTTGACGTTTTTGGTAAGGGCGAGCGCGTGGATGTCGTTGGTACCTCAAAAGGTCGTGGTTTTGCCGGCGCCATGAAGCGCCATCACTTCCGCGGTGGGCCTAAAACCCACGGCCAATCCGACCGCATGCGTGCGCCGGGTTCCGTGGGCCAGCGTTCTTTCCCGGGGCGTACGCTTCCGGGTCAGCGCATGGCAGGACGCATGGGCAATGACCGTGTGACCACCCAGAACCTCGAAGTGGTGCTCATCGACGCCGAAAAGAACCTGATCGCTGTTCGTGGATCGGTTCCGGGCGCGAAGAACGGCATCGTGATGATTAAGCCGTCCGTCAAGGCTCGTAAGAAGTAG
- the rpsC gene encoding 30S ribosomal protein S3, translating to MGRKVHPIGFRLKINRDWDSRWYAEGQEFVELLKEDRKIRAFITKEAEKAGVSKVEIERFPNQVVVTIHTMRPGIIIGREGKAVKKLKTDMETLTGKKVKVEVSEIDKPDLDAQLVAANIAGQLVRRIGHSRAMKRAVSQAIRLGAQGIRIEVSGRLAGGDMSRREMVSEGRVPRNTLRANIDYGRTEALTTFGQLGIKVWIYKGEILKQDAARSEEKSGVYVSS from the coding sequence ATGGGTCGTAAAGTTCATCCGATCGGGTTCCGGCTGAAGATCAACCGGGATTGGGACTCGCGCTGGTATGCGGAAGGTCAGGAGTTCGTCGAACTCCTGAAGGAAGACCGCAAGATCCGCGCTTTTATCACCAAGGAAGCCGAAAAGGCCGGTGTCTCTAAGGTCGAAATCGAGCGCTTCCCGAACCAAGTGGTCGTGACCATCCATACGATGCGTCCGGGCATCATCATCGGTCGTGAGGGCAAGGCGGTCAAGAAGCTTAAGACCGATATGGAAACCCTGACCGGCAAGAAGGTTAAAGTGGAAGTCAGCGAGATCGACAAGCCAGATCTCGACGCCCAGTTGGTGGCAGCCAATATCGCCGGCCAGCTCGTGCGCCGTATCGGCCACAGCCGCGCTATGAAACGCGCGGTCTCTCAAGCGATCCGCCTCGGCGCCCAGGGCATCCGTATCGAAGTCAGCGGCCGTCTCGCCGGTGGTGATATGAGCCGCCGTGAAATGGTCAGCGAAGGGCGCGTCCCGCGCAATACCCTCCGCGCCAATATCGATTACGGCAGGACGGAAGCCTTGACTACCTTCGGACAGCTCGGGATCAAGGTGTGGATTTACAAGGGCGAAATCCTGAAGCAGGACGCCGCACGCTCGGAAGAAAAGTCCGGCGTTTACGTTAGCTCGTAG
- the rplE gene encoding 50S ribosomal protein L5, translated as MAKAKKTEAAAEETPATKAVPVLLSRYREEIAPALMNEFKYTNAMQVPRVEKLVINIGMGEAMDAPKTLDAAVEDLRQITGQQPVITRSKKAIAQFKLREGRAIGVKVTLRGEKMWALLDRLVNIALPRIRDFRGVPAKLDGRGNFTVGLREQLVFPEIQFDKIDKVRGMEITIVTTAKNDEEGRRLLKLLGMPFREN; from the coding sequence ATGGCAAAGGCAAAGAAAACAGAGGCCGCCGCTGAGGAAACTCCGGCGACCAAGGCCGTGCCGGTGCTGCTCTCCCGCTACCGCGAAGAGATTGCTCCGGCTTTGATGAACGAATTCAAGTACACCAACGCGATGCAGGTCCCGCGCGTTGAAAAGCTGGTCATCAATATCGGTATGGGCGAAGCAATGGACGCCCCCAAGACCCTGGATGCTGCCGTCGAGGACCTTCGGCAGATTACCGGCCAACAGCCGGTCATCACCCGCTCTAAGAAAGCCATCGCTCAATTCAAACTGCGCGAAGGCCGTGCCATCGGCGTGAAAGTCACACTCCGCGGCGAAAAGATGTGGGCGCTCCTCGATCGCTTGGTCAACATCGCCTTGCCGCGTATCCGCGACTTCCGCGGCGTCCCGGCAAAGCTCGACGGCCGCGGCAACTTCACCGTCGGCCTGCGCGAACAGTTGGTGTTCCCCGAGATCCAGTTCGATAAGATCGATAAGGTTCGCGGTATGGAAATCACCATCGTCACGACGGCCAAGAACGACGAAGAAGGCCGCCGTCTGCTCAAGCTGTTGGGGATGCCCTTCCGGGAGAATTAG
- the rplB gene encoding 50S ribosomal protein L2: MAVKVYKPTSAGRRGMTGHTFEEITRSKPQRALTESLHKRGGRNNQGRVTIRHRGGGHKRRYRLIDFKRNKFDCKATVTSVEYDPNRSARIALLTFEDGEMRYIIAPLGLKVGDVVGNGPQAVLRPGNALPIAEIPVGTQIHNVELLPGKGGQLARSAGVSAQLMAKEGVYAQVRMPSGEVRLIHERCMATIGQVGNVDHGNINLGKAGRKRWMGIKPNVRGVAMDPGSHPHGGGEGRSGIGLKAPKTPWGKPALGKRTRRNKRSDTFIVRRRA; encoded by the coding sequence ATGGCTGTTAAAGTTTACAAGCCCACCTCGGCTGGCCGCCGTGGAATGACTGGGCATACGTTCGAGGAAATCACCAGAAGCAAACCGCAGCGCGCCCTTACGGAATCGCTGCACAAGCGTGGTGGTCGCAATAACCAGGGCCGCGTGACCATCCGCCATCGTGGCGGTGGCCACAAGCGCCGTTACCGCCTGATTGACTTCAAGCGGAACAAGTTTGACTGCAAGGCCACGGTCACCTCGGTCGAGTACGATCCGAACCGTAGTGCCCGTATCGCCCTGCTCACCTTTGAAGACGGCGAGATGCGCTATATCATCGCCCCGCTCGGCCTCAAGGTCGGCGATGTCGTCGGCAATGGTCCGCAGGCTGTTCTGCGCCCTGGCAATGCGCTCCCGATCGCTGAAATTCCGGTCGGTACGCAGATCCACAACGTCGAGCTCCTCCCAGGCAAGGGCGGCCAGCTCGCACGTTCCGCCGGCGTCTCGGCACAGCTCATGGCGAAGGAAGGTGTCTACGCCCAGGTGCGTATGCCTTCCGGTGAAGTCCGTCTGATCCATGAGCGCTGTATGGCGACCATTGGGCAGGTCGGTAACGTCGATCATGGCAACATTAACCTCGGTAAGGCCGGTCGCAAGCGCTGGATGGGCATTAAGCCGAACGTTCGTGGTGTCGCGATGGACCCGGGCAGCCACCCGCATGGTGGTGGTGAGGGTCGAAGCGGTATTGGTTTGAAAGCGCCGAAGACTCCGTGGGGCAAGCCTGCTTTGGGCAAACGCACCCGCCGCAACAAGCGCAGCGACACGTTTATTGTTCGCCGCCGCGCCTAG
- the fusA gene encoding elongation factor G, with product MSKQTEGKLDLAKVRNIGIIAHIDAGKTTTTERVLYYTGMVHRIGEVHDGAATTDYMVQERERGITITSAAVTAAWKGYQVNLIDTPGHVDFTAEVQRSLRVLDGGVVVFDGVAGVEPQSETVWRQANQYNVPRICFVNKMDRTGANFARCVSMIIERVHGNPVCIQMPYGEGDQFKGIIDLLKMELITYGDDLGQDIQHHPIPESHREQAETMRAEMVEKIVENDEFLTEKYLMEEAINDEELLGALRAGTIAGKVHPVICGSALKNKGVQEMLDRVIDLLPSPLDIPAIKGMHPKTEEPLERHATDDEPLSALVFKILTDPYVGRLAFVRVYSGVLRAGTTVANTTKGTRERIGRIVRMFADRREDITEVHAGDIAAILALKETFTGETLSSPDHPIVLETIKFPEPVIEVAIEPNSKSDQEKMGEALRRLAEEDPTFKVEVEDSQTKLRGMGELHLEVLVDRLMREFGVQATVGRPRVAYRETITRKARVDTIFKRQTGGSGQYARVIAEFEPMTEDELRASKSGFEFLDEIRGGTIPREFIRPTENGMREAMAGGVLAGYPLVGVKAHLVDGSYHDVDSSEMAFKIAGSMCLKEGVQKSAPVLLEPTMKVVVDVPDDFTGAVVGDLSSRRGLINGMEPRGAGATSISASVPLAEMFGYATNIRNITQGRGSFTMEFDKYTTAPQSIAEEVIKAGR from the coding sequence ATGTCGAAGCAAACTGAAGGCAAGTTGGATCTCGCGAAGGTCCGCAACATAGGCATCATCGCCCACATCGATGCCGGTAAGACCACCACCACCGAGCGCGTGCTCTATTACACGGGCATGGTGCATCGTATAGGTGAAGTTCACGACGGCGCCGCGACCACTGACTACATGGTACAGGAACGCGAACGTGGTATCACCATTACCTCTGCTGCGGTCACTGCGGCCTGGAAGGGCTATCAGGTTAACCTGATCGATACTCCGGGACACGTCGACTTCACGGCCGAAGTACAGCGGTCGCTGCGTGTTCTGGATGGTGGCGTCGTCGTTTTCGACGGCGTGGCCGGTGTCGAGCCGCAGTCTGAAACCGTGTGGCGCCAGGCGAACCAGTACAACGTTCCGCGTATCTGCTTCGTCAATAAGATGGATCGTACCGGCGCGAACTTCGCCCGCTGCGTGTCCATGATCATCGAGCGCGTTCACGGCAATCCGGTCTGCATCCAGATGCCCTATGGTGAAGGCGACCAGTTCAAGGGCATTATCGACCTGTTGAAGATGGAGCTGATCACCTACGGGGACGACCTCGGCCAGGATATCCAGCACCACCCGATTCCGGAAAGCCACCGCGAACAGGCTGAGACCATGCGCGCGGAAATGGTCGAGAAGATCGTCGAAAATGACGAATTCCTCACCGAGAAGTACCTGATGGAAGAAGCCATCAACGACGAAGAGCTGCTCGGTGCCCTGCGCGCCGGCACTATCGCCGGCAAGGTGCATCCCGTCATCTGCGGCTCGGCGCTCAAGAACAAGGGCGTTCAGGAAATGCTCGACCGTGTCATCGACCTGCTGCCTTCGCCGCTGGATATTCCCGCGATCAAAGGTATGCATCCCAAGACCGAGGAACCGCTCGAACGTCATGCCACCGACGACGAACCGCTCTCGGCCCTGGTCTTCAAGATCCTCACCGATCCCTACGTCGGTCGCCTGGCCTTCGTCCGCGTCTATTCGGGTGTTTTGCGCGCCGGCACCACCGTCGCCAACACGACCAAGGGCACGCGTGAACGTATCGGGCGTATCGTCCGTATGTTCGCGGATCGCCGTGAAGATATCACAGAAGTGCACGCGGGCGACATCGCGGCGATCTTGGCGCTGAAGGAAACCTTCACCGGAGAGACGCTCTCTTCTCCCGATCATCCGATCGTTCTTGAAACGATTAAGTTCCCCGAGCCTGTCATCGAAGTCGCCATCGAGCCTAACAGCAAGAGCGACCAGGAAAAGATGGGCGAAGCGCTGCGCCGCCTGGCTGAAGAAGATCCAACCTTCAAGGTCGAGGTCGAAGACAGCCAGACCAAGCTGCGCGGTATGGGTGAGCTGCATCTCGAAGTGCTGGTAGACCGCCTGATGCGTGAGTTTGGTGTCCAGGCAACGGTTGGCCGTCCGCGCGTGGCCTACCGTGAAACCATCACCCGTAAGGCGCGCGTTGACACAATCTTCAAGCGGCAGACTGGCGGTTCGGGCCAATACGCCCGCGTCATCGCCGAATTCGAGCCGATGACCGAAGACGAACTCAGAGCCAGCAAGTCCGGCTTTGAATTCCTCGACGAGATTCGCGGCGGTACCATCCCCCGCGAGTTCATCCGTCCGACCGAGAACGGCATGCGCGAGGCCATGGCCGGCGGCGTGTTGGCGGGCTATCCCCTCGTGGGCGTCAAAGCTCACCTGGTGGACGGCTCCTACCACGATGTCGACTCCTCCGAAATGGCGTTCAAGATCGCCGGCTCGATGTGCTTGAAGGAAGGCGTGCAGAAATCTGCCCCCGTGCTGCTGGAGCCGACCATGAAGGTCGTCGTGGATGTCCCCGACGATTTCACCGGCGCCGTCGTGGGCGATCTTTCGAGCCGCCGAGGGCTGATCAACGGGATGGAACCGCGCGGCGCGGGCGCCACCTCGATCAGCGCATCCGTGCCGCTGGCTGAGATGTTCGGATATGCCACCAACATCCGTAACATTACGCAGGGCCGCGGCAGCTTTACGATGGAGTTCGATAAGTACACCACCGCGCCGCAGAGCATCGCCGAAGAAGTCATCAAGGCGGGGCGCTAG
- the rpsS gene encoding 30S ribosomal protein S19, which produces MGRSLKKGPFISPKLLAKVEKLNTENKKTVIRTWSRASTIFPQMVGHTIAVHDGRRHVAIFVTENMVGHKLGEFAPTRTFKGHVAREKKK; this is translated from the coding sequence ATGGGTCGTTCGCTGAAAAAAGGGCCGTTCATCAGCCCGAAGCTGCTCGCAAAAGTCGAGAAGCTTAATACCGAAAACAAGAAGACGGTGATCCGCACGTGGTCTCGCGCGAGCACTATCTTCCCGCAGATGGTGGGTCACACCATCGCCGTGCATGATGGCCGCCGCCATGTTGCGATCTTCGTGACCGAAAACATGGTCGGCCATAAGCTGGGCGAGTTCGCGCCGACACGTACCTTTAAAGGTCATGTCGCCCGCGAGAAGAAAAAGTAA
- the rpsQ gene encoding 30S ribosomal protein S17: MANTRRRLVGRVVSDKMDKTVVVAIERRKMHRVYKKIVVSTKTVMAHDASNAVKEGSLVRIVESQPLSKNKRWAVEAVLQMPDGTLPAVEA; encoded by the coding sequence ATGGCTAACACTCGCCGCCGGTTAGTTGGGCGCGTGGTGAGCGATAAGATGGATAAAACCGTCGTCGTCGCCATCGAACGCCGTAAGATGCACCGGGTCTATAAGAAGATCGTCGTCTCGACGAAAACGGTCATGGCCCACGATGCTAGCAACGCTGTCAAAGAAGGCAGCCTCGTCCGTATCGTCGAAAGCCAGCCGCTCAGCAAGAACAAGCGCTGGGCCGTGGAAGCCGTTCTGCAAATGCCGGACGGCACCCTGCCGGCTGTGGAGGCCTAA
- a CDS encoding 50S ribosomal protein L24: MQRIKKGDTVEVISGRDIGEKGHVVQILNKENRVIVEGVNLRKRHRKAQQVGGRQIPAQIVEFNAPIDLSNVMLVCPNCSKTVRLGYRFKDDGSKVRWCKQCKADID; the protein is encoded by the coding sequence ATGCAGCGCATCAAGAAGGGGGACACGGTTGAAGTGATTTCTGGCCGCGATATCGGCGAGAAGGGTCACGTCGTCCAGATCCTCAACAAAGAGAACCGCGTTATTGTAGAGGGCGTGAACCTCCGCAAGCGCCACCGCAAGGCCCAACAGGTCGGCGGTCGTCAGATCCCAGCTCAGATCGTCGAGTTCAACGCCCCGATCGATCTCTCAAACGTCATGTTGGTTTGCCCGAACTGCAGTAAGACCGTGCGCCTCGGCTATCGTTTCAAGGACGATGGCTCCAAGGTTCGCTGGTGCAAGCAGTGCAAAGCCGATATCGATTAG
- the rplP gene encoding 50S ribosomal protein L16, with amino-acid sequence MLMPKRVKYRKQFRGRRKGTELRGATVQFGEFGLQALEPIWLSSRQIEAARRAMVRYIKRRGKIWIRVFPDKPITKKAAETRMGSGKGAVDYWAAVIKPGRVLFEMGGVDESEALEALRLAGFKLSCKTKIIRRIDPISGQEIK; translated from the coding sequence ATGTTGATGCCGAAGCGTGTCAAGTATCGTAAGCAGTTCCGCGGACGCCGTAAGGGCACCGAACTGCGCGGCGCTACCGTCCAGTTTGGCGAATTCGGCCTCCAGGCCCTAGAGCCCATATGGCTGAGCAGCCGCCAAATTGAAGCGGCCCGCCGCGCGATGGTCCGCTATATCAAGCGTCGTGGCAAGATTTGGATCCGTGTGTTCCCGGATAAGCCGATCACCAAGAAAGCCGCTGAAACCCGCATGGGTAGCGGTAAGGGTGCCGTCGACTACTGGGCCGCAGTCATTAAGCCGGGTCGCGTGCTGTTTGAGATGGGTGGCGTAGATGAGTCCGAAGCCCTGGAGGCCCTGCGCCTCGCCGGCTTCAAACTCTCCTGCAAGACCAAGATCATCCGCCGTATTGACCCAATCAGCGGGCAGGAGATCAAGTAA